Sequence from the Bacteroidota bacterium genome:
AATTTTATAAAAAACAGATTCCATTTGTACGCGAAAAGCGCCTCCTAATTAATTACAAAGGGATACAGCTAAAAAAGGAATATATTGCTGATTTTATTTGCTACAATCAAATTATTGTTGAAATCAAAGCTTTAACTACACTAAAACCAGAACATCAGTCGCAAGTCTTGAATTATCTAAAAGCAACAGGGAATAAGCTTGGTCTTTTAATTAATTTCGGAAGTCAAAGCTTACAATACAAACGGATGATTTATT
This genomic interval carries:
- a CDS encoding GxxExxY protein, whose translation is MEKLIYKEEAYKIIGCAIEVHKELGCGFLEAVYQEALEIEFYKKQIPFVREKRLLINYKGIQLKKEYIADFICYNQIIVEIKALTTLKPEHQSQVLNYLKATGNKLGLLINFGSQSLQYKRMIY